The Bombus vancouverensis nearcticus chromosome 2, iyBomVanc1_principal, whole genome shotgun sequence genome window below encodes:
- the VGlut gene encoding vesicular glutamate transporter, with product MSGFAAAGLVAFDSIKSKASRKLAGLRRSNAGYEEFEMPREGSKDNKGFEDERGYSRQASFESLPEPERPPLRHIDTYCKPECPCLSKRYTIATLACIGFIISFGMRCNMGMAKMAMKNATEDNANHTLRFNWTIGTESALDSSFFWGYLVTQVPGGFLASLYPANKIFGAAIAVSSFLNLLVPGALSIHPIVDMIVQVIKGLVEGVTYPACHGIWKYWAPPLERSRLATLAFCGSYAAMVIGMPLSGLLTSTFGWAASFYFYGICGLIWYCFWLWLAFEKPSKHPCISARELRYIEDSLGQGQSQLPMAMPTFATTPWRKFLTSMPVHAIIVANFCRSWNFYLLVLFQARFMHEAFDMPLVETGVIGSLPHLLMTMIVPCGGLLADYIRKRGILSTTNVRKLFNCGGFGMEALFFLVVSHATMKRNGTAAIFALACGVACSGFAISGFNVNHLDIAPRYASILMGMSNGIGTIAGLLVPFFVDNITEKKDTQSWRNVFIIAACVHIFGVIFYGLFCSGELQPWADPNLDEQKTFAMDEFGQAKPPLPPPPKTMQSEFIRQPSMGDGAADDWNNYDQPPAADNIYAQQEKPPVISYGSTETNSNNPFHSTNPFASDVNASLVQPPATTDYAYDVTQQNQQWN from the exons ATGTCCGGATTTGCGGCGGCGGGCCTCGTGGCCTTCGACTCCATCAAGTCCAAAGCATCGCGGAAACTTGCTGG ATTAAGAAGAAGTAATGCCGGCTACGAGGAATTCGAGATGCCCCGCGAGGGTAGCAAAGACAATAAGGGGTTCGAGGATGAGAGAGGATACAGTAGACAAGCTTCGTTCGAATCACTCCCGGAACCTGAACGACCCCCATTGCGCCATATCGATACTTATTGCAAACCAGAATGTCCCTGCCTATCGAAAAGATACACGATTGCCACTTTGGCCTGTATAG GATTTATAATCTCATTCGGCATGAGGTGCAACATGGGAATGGCGAAGATGGCCATGAAGAATGCCACCGAAGATAACGCCAACCACACTCTCAGGTTCAACTGGACAATTGGCACAGAGAGCGCCCTGGACTCGTCCTTCTTCTGGGGTTACCTTGTGACTCAAGTACCAGGAGGATTCCTCGCCTCCCTGTACCCTGCGAACAAGATATTTGGGGCTGCAATTGCCGTATCTTCGTTTTTAAATCTGTTGGTACCTGGCGCACTGAGCATCCATCCAATCGTCGATATGATTGTACAGGTCATAAAAGGATTGGTGGAG GGTGTTACGTATCCAGCGTGTCACGGTATCTGGAAATATTGGGCACCACCGTTGGAAAGATCGCGTTTAGCGACATTGGCATTTTGCGGTTCTTACGCTGCTATGGTAATAGGAATGCCACTCTCGGGCCTTTTAACTTCGACCTTTGGCTGGGCAGCGTCCTTTTATTTCTATG GTATTTGCGGATTGATTTGGTACTGTTTCTGGTTGTGGCTGGCATTCGAGAAGCCATCGAAACACCCTTGTATTTCGGCACGCGAGTTGCGTTACATCGAAGATTCGCTTGGCCAAGGACAATCGCAGTTACCTATGGCGATGCCAACATTCGCGACGACACCATGGCGAAAATTTCTGACGTCCATGCCAGTTCACGCGATTATCGTAGCTAATTTCTGCAGATCCTGGAACTTCTATCTTCTAGTGCTCTTTCAAGCTCGTTTTATGCACGAGGCTTTCGACATGCCTCTAGTTGAA ACTGGTGTAATTGGCTCGCTCCCACATCTGTTGATGACGATGATCGTGCCTTGCGGAGGTCTGTTGGCTGATTACATTCGCAAACGTGGAATATTGTCAACAACAAACGTCAGGAAGCTGTTTAACTGTGGCGGTTTTGGTATGGAGGCTTTATTCTTCTTGGTGGTATCTCACGCAACCATGAAAAGAAATGGGACAGCGGCAATCTTCGCGCTAGCGTGTGGTGTCGCGTGCAGTGGTTTTGCCATTTCTGGTTTCAACGTAAACCATTTGGACATCGCTCCCAGATATGCCAGTATCTTGATGGGAATGTCGAATGGAATTGGAACGATAGCGGGTCTGTTAGTACCCTTCTTTGTAGACAACATCACAGAGAAGAAG GACACTCAAAGTTGGAGAAACGTGTTTATCATAGCAGCGTGCGTGCACATATTCGGTGTAATATTTTATGGACTTTTTTGTTCCGGAGAGCTACAACCTTGGGCTGATCCTAATTTGGACGAGCAAAAGACGTTCGCTATGGATGAATTTGGACAAGCGAAACCACCTCTTCCTCCACCACCGAAGACTATGCAATCCGAATTCATA AGACAACCATCCATGGGTGATGGTGCAGCCGACGACTGGAATAATTACGATCAACCACCAGCTGCGGATAACATATACGCTCAACAAGAAAAACCACCGGTGATAAGCTACGGATCAACGGAAACCAATAGCAACAATCCCTTCCATTCTACAAATCCCTTCGCCAGTGATGTAAACGCATCTCTGGTACAACCACCAGCGACGACCGATTACGCATACGACGTAACACAGCAGAATCAACAGTGGAATTAA
- the LOC117161562 gene encoding uncharacterized protein LOC117161562: MQNGNDDINKGSEIKRPQAFIMVVYKRPLNQSCISNNGVLGFAKLGPCFDRIKPLLGPSLENRIRAMLEEFVCESNSDCAKRFPRVKKFLNTVAAWTDRLDVSAKDTDIRQEMIKHTIEFLLKDGLVTQFADPAILNRGSNKLDADSLAAEQNALKTMNVWRFINEKDYWLCQDCATATCVHPETSRQIYQCRKQRSGSDLDVEVGSISQESSTVYSSCRTNSICSSVCNRTIESTKSQVKINCRNFEVILEPNGNIVNSRKNISNTFDNTSCCSRRENLKKFGLKVKFDCDTKFVQTETSGKNLNFIFKASASTLNPLKEASDTKCDRKFAQTQTSQKNINFIFTANPSTSNHPKEASDTKSDAKFAHAQTSERNINFIFEASPGTLNAPKGTSDISNFPKPSPRRKYLKSSDAKAKCDCDRTKFSKKPKLKIYIHRTTSTSRSKVRSPLNVSNLSLPCKSSQLIVRLFEADPSLSDSCLILMRKRFEKDINNACSCMNDILKKLDDSTIKQLHLNCEIRPGRVDLNLSCKNGESSKIRWFLARVPTCSNVHKRVSYTGSVESRENPRDRRGEPRRSMELPVNAGCCEDVAKRSGEFEERRVAFYSVCSNHSLMEAKQSSTLGNEIEKEEKEKQLNLAWAGEGGKQMEFVLSSGLINSQDKDTVTSAETGIERPGKYNNEITDRKLYQSTSLNREKEGKEQCRTEEVVDVNKEIEVCDDGFVEDSIQDSENHLIQLYDIKCDCSLDSFEEGIFRKGYSTTRGCNPEECFCDVFCTSDRIVDHSSSETKDLDNKNTEVEGFCHLNEDALKLQVSTSQTRKNNSKLEDRISKDTSCLGIEREVARKEERVFESKQNIFQMENASKEEISSLGFKEKEKVILKVEEKYSADSICASNSSFMELSCDTKCSCCGEDLPNPSSVEKINVEANKRSTCANKTLANLNDHETLNLIVTENATTSEAVRESSNLHYLEFKMAPNVHIESNTTSIHDQSSTVTDNNSTDFSQKCLGNCEKNSIESPCDQEATFIDNPANFSTYSKVKDSPITESLFVFCNSNMKQFSSTSNSSTDEECSPNENDRARSQEIGKSRSPCRRAIPTKCHRKSIYSITCKPSYSMRNVPRVNCAKHSSKEKTNEKDVPIVPRYKNRLWRGPMAPGSLCSSFPAIDRIKYLIRKKLRKLLLEERDKGTSTSKTFLRNDRYLVSISSGKLNGGRIIRESCSSTRCPFTTRNRYEARGEAEKTFTEGSCLGKDKNIFGDIIKARCQRMIQGNDILKRIRMANVSRSQKYDSKLTDTQDFIGERGETIRRSKWKGRNGERFLVNSSWNNKEQKNRSSIMSLNSTRMFLLKDDGDHFLSQKLVRQKHRDLKEQGRIKNLSTDIKSMRNYARRSYYEPGFSGSSYERKENRKGMDAEDKTCYDKLRSFEERLSKLERRRDEENNFVNFLSDYEKRVNELDADFRLKLLQYVTLCRSVKNSLMKRLRPDDVYEVNSSSV, encoded by the exons ATGCAAAATGGAAACGACGACATCAACAAGGGCTCAGAGATCAAAAGACCCCAAGCATTCATTATGGTCGTATATAAACGTCCATTA AATCAATCTTGCATCAGCAACAATGGAGTCCTGGGATTCGCGAAACTCGGCCCGTGCTTCGACAGGATCAAACCACTTTTGGGTCCCAGCTTGGAAAACAGGATTCGCGCGATGCTCGAGGAGTTTGTTTGCGAGTCGAACTCGGACTGTGCAAAACGATTTCCACGAGTGAAGAAATTCCTGAACACGGTCGCCGCATGGACCGACCGTTTGGACGTCTCTGCCAAGGACACGGATATCAGGCAGGAAATGATTAAGCACACGATCGAATTTCTGCTGAAGGATGGCCTAGTGACACAATTCGCAGATCCGGCCATTCTCAACAGAGGGTCGAATAAATTAGACGCCGATTCCTTGGCCGCCGAGCAGAATGCCTTGAAGACCATGAACGTCTGGAGGTTTATCAACGAGAAGGACTACTGGCTGTGCCAAGATTGCGC AACAGCCACTTGCGTACATCCAGAAACAAGTCGACAAATTTACCAATGCAGAAAACAGAGATCCGGCAGCGATTTAGACGTCGAAGTCGGTTCAATTTCGCAAGAATCGTCAACCGTTTACAGTAGCTGTAGAACAAACTCTATCTGCAGTTCAGTTTGCAATCGAACAATCGAAAGCACGAAATCTCAAGTAAAAATCAATTGTCGAAATTTCGAGGTGATTTTGGAACCAAATGGGAATATAGTAAACTCgcgcaaaaatatttcaaacacgTTCGATAATACCAGCTGTTGTTCAAGAAGGgagaatttaaaaaagtttGGTCTGAAGGTAAAGTTTGACTGTGATACGAAATTCGTACAGACTGAAACTAGTGGGAAAAATTTAAACTTTATCTTCAAAGCAAGCGCAAGCACACTGAACCCTCTGAAAGAAGCTTCTGATACAAAATGTGATAGAAAATTCGCACAGACACAAACTAGtcaaaaaaatataaactttattttCACAGCGAACCCAAGCACATCGAACCATCCAAAAGAAGCTTCCGATACAAAAAGCGATGCAAAATTCGCACACGCGCAAACTAGTGAAAgaaatataaactttattttCGAAGCAAGCCCAGGCACATTGAACGCTCCGAAAGGAACTTCTGACATTTCCAACTTTCCTAAGCCCTCGCcacgaagaaaatatttaaaaagctcAGACGCAAAAGCGAAATGCGACTGCGATCGAACTAAATTTTCCAAAAAGCCcaaattaaagatttatattCATAGAACAACGAGCACTAGCCGTTCTAAGGTTCGAAGTCCACTAAACGTGTCCAATCTTTCGTTGCCTTGTAAATCGAGTCAGTTGATCGTTCGATTGTTCGAAGCTGACCCATCGTTATCAGATTCCTGTCTAATTTTAATGAGGAAACGATTCGAGAAAGACATAAACAACGCTTGCTCTTGCATGAACGACATTTTGAAGAAGTTGGACGATTCAACGATCAAACAGTTACACTTGAATTGCGAGATTCGACCTGGTCGCGTAGACCTGAATCTTTCATGCAAGAATGGCGAAAGCTCGAAGATTAGATGGTTCCTTGCTCGAGTTCCGACTTGTAGCAACGTTCACAAACGCGTTTCGTACACTGGGAGCGTTGAAAGCCGCGAGAATCCGAGGGATCGACGCGGAGAGCCTCGACGTTCGATGGAACTTCCGGTTAATGCTGGTTGCTGCGAAGATGTGGCGAAACGTAGCGGAGAATTCGAAGAACGACGCGTTGCTTTTTATTCTGTTTGCTCGAATCACAGTCTGATGGAAGCGAAACAAAGCTCTACGTTGGGGAATGAAATCGAaaaggaggagaaagagaagcagCTTAATCTTGCGTGGGCAGGAGAGGGAGGAAAGCAGATGGAGTTCGTGCTTTCTTCGGGTTTAATAAATTCACAAGACAAGGATACCGTGACTTCCGCCGAAACTGGTATCGAACGACCtggaaaatataataatgaaattactGACAGAAAGCTTTACCAGTCGACGTCGTTAAACAGAGAAAAAGAAGGGAAGGAACAATGTAGAACTGAAGAAGTGGTGGATGTAAATAAAGAAATCGAAGTATGCGATGATGGATTTGTAGAAGATTCTATACAAGATTCTGAGAATCATCTGATACAATTATACGATATTAAGTGTGACTGTTCTCTGGATAGCTTCGAGGAAGGTATCTTTAGGAAAGGTTATTCGACGACCAGAGGCTGCAACCCTGAGGAATGTTTCTGCGATGTGTTCTGCACGAGCGATAGAATCGTCGATCATAGTTCATCAGAAACAAAAGACTTAGATAATAAAAACACAGAGGTAGAAGGCTTCTGTCATTTAAACGAAGATGCTTTGAAACTGCAAGTATCTACTTCGCAGACgagaaagaataattccaaGCTAGAAGATCGTATTTCAAAGGATACTTCCTGTttaggaatagaaagagaagtCGCAAGGAAGGAAGAACGTGTTTTCGAAtcgaaacaaaatatttttcaaatggaAAATGCATCTAAAGAAGAAATCAGCAGTTTAGGTTtcaaggaaaaggaaaaagttattttgaaagtagaagaaaaatataGCGCCGATTCTATTTGCGCGTCAAATTCCAGCTTCATGGAACTTAGCTGTGATACGAAGTGTTCCTGCTGCGGCGAAGATCTTCCAAATCCTTCGTCTGTCGAAAAAATTAACGTTGAAGCAAACAAACGTTCTACTTGTGCTAATAAAACACTTGCTAATTTAAACGATCATGAGACATTAAATCTCATTGTAACAGAAAACGCAACAACTTCGGAAGCTGTAAGAGAATCTTCTAATCTTCACTATCTTGAATTTAAAATGGCTCCGAATGTTCATATTGAATCAAATACAACTTCGATTCACGATCAATCTTCCACAGTGACCGATAACAATTCGACAGATTTCTCACAAAAATGTCTTGGTAATTGCGAAAAAAATTCAATCGAGAGTCCTTGCGACCAAGAAGCTACGTTTATTGATAATCCTGCAAACTTCTCGACATATTCCAAAGTTAAGGATTCGCCGATCACTGAATCCTTGTTCGTATTCTGTAATTCGAACATGAAACAGTTTTCTTCCACATCGAACTCCTCGACGGACGAAGAATGTTCGCCGAATGAAAATGATCGTGCAAGAAGCCAAGAAATTGGAAAATCCAGATCGCCATGTCGAAGAGCTATTCCAACAAAATGTCACCGGAAGTCGATATACTCCATCACGTGTAAACCTTCCTATTCCATGAGAAATGTCCCTCGAGTCAATTGCGCGAAACATAGTTCGAAAGAGAAAACAAACGAGAAAGACGTTCCGATCGTCCCTCGATATAAAAATCGTCTATGGCGAGGACCGATGGCTCCTGGAAGTCTGTGCAGCTCTTTTCCAGCCATCGACCGGATCAAATATCTGATTCGTAAGAAACTCCGAAAATTGCTGCTGGAAGAACGTGACAAGGGGACCAGCACGTCGAAAACGTTTCTGAGGAACGATAGATACCTTGTCAGCATTTCGAGCGGAAAATTGAACGGCGGTCGAATAATTCGCGAGTCTTGTTCCTCGACTCGTTGTCCTTTTACTACCAGAAATCGATACGAAGCTAGAGGAGAAGCGGAGAAAACGTTCACCGAAGGAAGTTGCTTGGGCAAAGATAAAAACATTTTTGGGGACATTATTAAAGCAAGATGCCAGAGAATGATACAAGGTAACGACATACTTAAGAGGATCAGGATGGCTAACGTTTCAAGGTCTCAGAAATACGATTCGAAGTTAACCGATACGCAAGATTTCATCGGCGAACGAGGAGAAACAATTAGAAGAAGCAAATGGAAGGGTAGAAACGGGGAAAGATTTCTTGTTAATTCTTCTTGGAATAACAAAGAGCAGAAGAATCGTTCGAGTATCATGTCCTTGAATTCGACGAGAATGTTTCTTTTGAAAGACGATGGCGATCATTTTTTGAGCCAGAAGCTTGTTCGTCAAAAACATCGTGACTTAAAGGAGCAAGGCAGAATCAAAAATCTGTCTACCGATATAAAATCGATGAGAAACTATGCCAGAAGAAGTTACTATGAGCCTGGTTTCTCCGGAAGCTCGTACGAGCGTAAAGAAAATCGGAAAGGAATGGATGCAGAGGATAAGACATGCTACGACAAATTGAGATCCTTCGAGGAACGATTATCGAAGCTCGAAAGGAGACGCGACGAAGAAAACAATTTCGTCAATTTTCTCAGTGACTATGAAAAACGCGTCAATGAGCTGGATGCTGATTTCAGGCTGAAATTGCTGCAATACGTGACGTTGTGCAGGAGTGTGAAGAACTCGTTAATGAAGAGGTTACGGCCGGATGACGTTTACGAGGTCAATTCGAGCTCCGTGTAG
- the 7B2 gene encoding secretogranin_V domain-containing protein 7B2 — MYWVLCLSVAVTVQASVYLSPPLKEEQLLTDTLLRELINQMGSELVDTADSYLEYQDKPKEIPMELPADYDGIDTLNPNPSIRDQEYLQHSTLWSHQRVNNNDKVDDRQRIKPGSIKNIKDEKENALPAYCTPPNPCPVGYTSENNCIVNFENTAAFSRDYQSAQDCMCDTEHMLDCPVDSANSNNMPSMHIPNSNFNQIVDQFQAEENPFFRGEKLPIAAKKGLNVVY, encoded by the exons ATGTATTGGGTCCTGTGTCTTTCCGTGGCTGTTACTGTTCAAGCATCGGTATATTTGTCTCCACCACTTAAG GAAGAGCAATTGTTAACCGATACTCTTCTCCGAGAACTGATCAATCAAATGGGAAGCGAACTGGTGGATACAGCAGATTCTTATCTGGAGTATCAAGACAAACCGAAAGAAATTCCTATGGAATTACCTGCTGACTATGATGGTATAGACACTTTGAACCCCAATCCTAGCATTCGCGATCAGGAGTACTTGCAACATAGCACGTTATGGAGTCACCAACGTGTCAATAATAACGATAAGGTGGATGATAGACAGAGAATTAAACCTGGAAGCATAAAGAATATCAAGGATGAGAAAGAAAATGCTTTGCCTGCATATTGCACACCACCGAATCCTTGTCCGGTTGGATATACGA GTGAAAATAATTGTATCGTGAATTTCGAAAATACAGCGGCATTCAGCCGGGATTATCAAAGCGCGCAAGATTGTATGTGTGACACGGAACACATGTTGGATTGTCCAGTTGACTCCGCAAACAGCAACAATATGCCAAGCATGCATATCCCAAACTCTAATTTCAACCAAATCGTCGATCAGTTCCAAGCT GAAGAAAATCCGTTTTTCCGAGGTGAAAAATTGCCGATCGCGGCGAAGAAAGGTTTAAATGTCGTCTATTAA
- the Trf gene encoding TATA-box binding protein-related factor encodes MTAIVQEDNELKRLLGNPAKNAGEDNLMGPPQTTNVPRPSTSQNLNPQSLINPMTPANSTKEVIEPCLQNVVSTVNLGIELPLMYINTRTRNSEYNPARFTGLVMRIRNPRATALIFHSGKLVCTGARCEEDSFLATRKFARIIQKLGFTVKFYNFKIQNIVATCDLKFPIKLENLNHIHGQFSSYEPELYPGLIYRMVSPRVVLLIFVNGKIVLTGAKNRVELQDALNNIYPILKSFRKQ; translated from the exons ATGACTGCGATTGTACAAGAAGATAATGAGTTAAAGAGGTTACTCGGTAACCCTGCAAAAAATGCTGGGGAGGATAACTTGATGGGTCCACCGCAAacg acTAATGTTCCGCGACCAAGTACATCACAAAATTTGAACCCCCAATCACTGATAAATCCAATGACTCCAGCTAATAGTACAAAAGAAGTGATAGAACCATGCTTACa aaaCGTAGTTTCTACAGTCAATTTAGGCATAGAATTACCActtatgtatataaatacaagGACGAGAAATTCTGAATATAATCCAGCAAGATTTACGGGTTTGGTCATGAGAATTAGAAATCCTAGAGCTACTGCATTGATTTTTCATTCAGGGAAATTAGTGTGTACAGGAGCCAGATGTGAAGAGGACTCTTTTCTAGCCACAAGGAAGTTCGCAAGAATAATTCAAAAGCTAGGTTTTACG GTcaagttttataattttaaaatacaaaatatagttgcTACATGTGATTTAAAATTTCCGATTAAACTAGAAAATTTAAATCATATACATGGTCAATTTTCTAGTTATGAACCTGAGCTTTATCCAGGTCTTATATATAGAATGGTATCACCAAGAGTAGTATTGCTTATATTTGTAAATGGTAAAATTGTATTAACAG GAGCAAAGAATCGAGTTGAACTACAGGATGCACTAAACAATATATATCCAATACTGAAAAGTTTTAGGAAGCAATAA
- the IFT52 gene encoding intraflagellar transport 52, with protein sequence MSSTFGGSDGNNNLNVIIFDASKNERKMNEEFKILQRKLKSRWKFVENNDILTEELLSTCKILVLPGPQNKFTELEINSIRTFLNSGGHVLVMLGEGGEKKSNTNVNFLLEEFGIMVNNDSVIRMSYSQTMHPKECLISQGMSNKSIFLRNSNEYIDMNFLYPYGATLNVVQPSIVALSSGSLAIPTNRPISAFHYNEHNGGKLLVLGSSRMLTDTYIEKEKNDSLRQMIFDFFESKDIVIKESQMDDIDFWEYNFIPDITQQADNPKVCTQDMDIMDNPRDYTKLFKHHLYSINLDMIPVCIKAYEVLGVKHEPLSLIPPHFEAPLPATQASVFPPSFQELPPPALELFDLDEAFSSDLLKLSQLTNKYMATKTLSKDVELDHYIREFGSIVRISTSDTHTAKEVLNAVFQSICSYKAMHE encoded by the exons ATGAGCTCAACTTTTGGCGGCAGTGATGGCAACAATAATTTAAATGTCATTATTTTTGATGCGTCaaaaaatgaaaggaaaatgAACGAAGAATTTAAAATACTCCAAAGGAAGTTGAAATCAAGATGGAAATTCGTCGA aAACAACGATATTTTAACAGAGGAATTGTTATCGACGTGCAAAATATTAGTATTGCCTGGTCCACAAAATAAATTTACAGAATTAGAAATAAATTCTATTAGAACGTTCTTAAATTCTGGTGGACATGTTTTAGTTATGCTTGGCGAAGGTGGTGAAAAAAAATCAAATACTAATGTAAACTTTTTATTGGAAGAATTTGGCATAATGGTGAACAATG ATAGTGTTATACGCATGAGTTACAGTCAAACGATGCATCCAAAGGAATGTTTAATTTCTCAAGGAATGTCaaataaatctatatttttaagaaatagcAATGAATACAT AGACATGAACTTTTTGTATCCATATGGTGCAACTTTAAATGTAGTACAGCCATCAATAGTTGCGTTATCAAGTGGATCACTAGCAATTCCAACAAATAGACCTATTTCTGCTTTTCATTATAATGAACACAATGGTGGAAAGTTACTTGTTTTAGGTTCTTCAAGAATGTTAACCGACACAtatattgaaaaagaaaaaaatgattcATTAAGACAAATGATCTTTGACTTTTTTGAATCAAAAGATATTGTAATCAAAGAATCTCAAATGGATGATATAGAT TTCTGggaatataattttataccagaTATAACACAACAAGCTGATAATCCAAAAGTATGCACTCAAGATATGGATATAATGGATAATCCTCGTGATTATACCAAATTATTTAAACATCATCTTTATTCAATAAATTTAGATATGATACCAGTTTGTATAAAGGCTTATGAAGTGCTTGGCGTAAAACATGAACCGCTTAGTCTAATTCCACCACATTTTGAGGCCCCATTACCAGCCACACAAGCTTCG GTATTTCCACCAAGTTTCCAAGAATTACCACCACCAGCTTTGGAATTATTTGATTTGGATGAAGCTTTCAGTTctgatttattgaaattatcacaattaacaaataaatatatggCAACAAAAACTTTATCCAAAGACGTGGAATTAGATCATTACATTCGTGAATTTGGAAGTATTGTTAGAATAAGTACTTCTGACACCCACACAGCTAAAGAAGTATTAAATGCTGTTTTTCAAAGTATCTGTAGCTACAAAGCTATGCATGAATGA
- the Nf-YC gene encoding nuclear factor Y-box C — protein MSVFFVNANQDSEVEGDSNGDLQIASPGNSEAQQALTQFWPKVTEEIKKITTMDLKTQSLPLARIKKIMKLDGDVKMISAEAPMLFSKAAEIFIHELTLRAWVHTEDNKRRTLQRNDIAMAITKYDQFDFLIDIVPRDELKQSKAQTESTVRTSMNSDQVHYYFQLAQQQASANQNVQSSNATTQPIQIVQPSTGQIQTINIGSPVEQESTTASTAQTVTVQNPQQSSGQQIIQLQQAQQTPTTQTGGIQIVQQIVTPSGEIQQIPIQLTPQQLQMIRMQVQGGSNQPIIIQTAPIQAQPQLIQVAQGAQAPVFLQASGTDNE, from the exons ATGTCGGTATTCTTTGTAAATGC CAACCAAGATAGTGAAGTTGAAGGTGATTCAAATGGAGACTTACAAATTGCATCACCTGGTAATTCTGAGGCTCAACAGGCTTTGACTCAATTTTGGCCTAAAGTCAcagaagaaattaaaaagattactacg ATGGATCTAAAAACACAATCATTGCCATTGGCTAGGATAAAAAAGATAATGAAACTGGATGGTGATGTAAAGATGATAAGCGCTGAGGCTCCTATGTTATTTTCTAAAGCAGCGGAAATCTTTATACATGAACTAACATTAAGAGCATGGGTACATACAGAAGATAATAAAAGACGTACTCTCCAAAGAAATGATATAGCAATGGCAATAACTAAGTATGATCAATTTGATTTTCTAATTGATATAGTGCCTAGAGATGAATTGAAACAAAGTAAAGCGCAAACTGAAAGTACAGTTCGAACTTCTATGAACTCAGATCAAGTACATTACTACTTTCAATTAGCACAGCAACAAGCCTCTGCCAACCAAAATGTACAAAGTAGTAACGCTACTACACAACCTATACAAATTGTACAACCTTCTACTGGACAAATACAAACAATCAACATTGGTAGTCCTGTAGAacag GAAAGTACAACTGCAAGTACAGCACAAACAGTAACAGTGCAGAATCCACAACAATCATCAGGTCAACAGATTATACAATTACAGCAAGCTCAACAAACACCTACAACACAAACGGGGGGAATACAAATTGTACAACAAATTGTAACACCTAGTGgagaaattcaacaaatacca ATACAATTAACGCCTCAGCAACTTCAGATGATTCGTATGCAAGTACAAGGTGGAAGTAACCAACCAATCATAATTCAAACTGCTCCTATACAAGCTCAACCTCAACTGATACAGGTTGCGCAAGGTGCTCAAGCACCCGTCTTTCTACAAGCTAGCGGAACTGACAATGagtaa